Part of the Desulfobacterales bacterium genome, TGAATATGTTGCGCCGTTCAATACCGCGAATAATAATGTGATGTAAAACTCCGGGGGCGTCTATGCGGGCTGACCTTGGCATGAACAAACACTTACCAGTAAACCTCCGCCAAGTCAAGTTATTTACTTATTTACGGACGTCCCTATTGTCCACCTATTGTCCACTTCCGGGCTTTTGGCGCATCTTTTGGTAGCCAAGTTTGAGGATGCGCTGCCCTTTTACCGCCAGGAAAAGATATTTGCCCGGATGGGGGTTGAGCTGAGCCGGGCGACGATGTGCAACTGGGCGGTAAAAGTGGCCGATCAAATTAAACCGCTGATGGAATTGCTTCATCAGGAGATCCGCAGCGGGCCCCTTATCAATATTGATGAAACGCCCGTGCAGGTGTTAAGTGAGCCAGGCCGGGCCAATACCAGCAAATCGTATATGTGGGTCTACCGGGGCGGTGATCCGCAAAAGCCGGTTTTGATATACCAGTATCAGCCGAGTCGTTCGGGACAGGTGCCGTTTACCTTCCTGAAGGGTTACCAGGGTTTTGTCCAGACCGACGGTTATAGCGGTTATGATCTTTTAGGCCGGCAGGTCGGTGTCCGCCTGGTGGGATGCTGGGCACACGTGCGTCGTAAGTTTTTGGAAGTTATCAAAGCCAAGTCCAACCCGAAAAAGAGAGGCCATGCCGAGGAGGCTTTGGAGTACATTGGACGGCTGTACGCTATCGAAAAACAAGCGACTGCAAACGAACTTTCAAGTGACCAACTGTACTGTCTCCGGCAGAATGCCGCCAAACCGATGTTAAACGACTTTAAAAGCTGGTTAACGCGGATGTCATCGCTGACCCCGCCCAAGGGCCTATTGGGAAAGGCGGTTAACTATACGCTTCATAACTGGGATCGTCTGGCCCGGTATATTGAAGACGCAAGGCTGAGACCGGACAACAACCTTGCCGAGAATGCGATCCGTCCGTTTGTTTTGGGAAGAAAGAACTGGCTGTTTTCTGGTCATCCAAACGGGGCTGAAGCCAGTGCGGCCATATTCAGTTTAATCGAAACCGCCAAAGCAAACGGGCTGAAACCGTATGAATATTTTCGATTCCTGTTTGAGCAACTTCCCCACGTTGAATCCCAAAAGAATTACAAAGAACTGCTGCCCCAGCATATTGATCCCGGTCTACTCGTCGTTTCTTAACCGGTGCAGTTTATTAAGCGCTTACTTTTTCCATATTTAAGATGCCTGCCCACCGCCCAAAAAAGAAAAGGCGGTTAAAGATAAATTCTCCAACCGCCCATGACAAACCGAATAATTAATATTTAAGTCCGCTCCCTTGTCTTTCTTCCTTATGCTTCAAATAGAAACGCATAAAATCATAGCTGACCCTATTATTTCCCCTTTTTGAGAAAAAGCCCATTTTACAGGTGCTCACAGAGACTGATTACAAGAATGAAATTGCTAGTTCACATATCCAGTTGAAGTTATTTGAAAGTTAACCGGCCGCTACTGTCCATAATTATATGATGTATACCAAATATCATCTACTTGAAAGAAATATGTCTTCCAAACAAGTCCTATATTTAACAATAACTGTTCCTTGTCGGGATTAATTGGAAATTTTAAGTCTATTTTATTTTGATCATAATAGTACACTGATACGCTATTAGCATTTTTCCAAAGTTGACTATGTTTTATTATCTTTATATTTTTTGAATTTATTAAAATTTCATATACAGATTTCTTGCCATTGAGATTACTTTCATTATCAAAAAAAAGACGATGAAGAAATGATTTAGTAAGTATTAGCTCATCATTTACTGCCTCTTGATCTTCAGGCAAAGCAAAATTGACAAGAGCCTTGATATCTTTTTTTAATATAGCCTCTTTCCATTTAAGTGCTACCGGTAAAACCTGATGGTCAATGATGTCTTTTTCTTCAAGTTCTTTACATATACTACTACCAGTGCCCAAAAATATAATAATTATAAAAACATAATACTTACATAATTTCATTATATAGCCTCAATCAAAGTTGTTAATGACAAGGTTCGGCATCCCACAATTTATTTGTCTCAGGATCTATTTTGGGACAAGTCTCACAGAGTCTATAGGTAAAATGTAAATGAGGCTTGCCAGAGCCACTATCGTCAGAGGATCCAATCACATCACCGGCATTGACCTTATCACCCATCTTAAGTCCATCAACCCAATGCGTGTGGGCATAACCTGAAACCGAACCATCATCATTTAAAATTTTTATTTGATTACCGCCCTTTTTATCCTTCCTTAATAAAATAACTGTTCCATTATCTGTAGCATATGCTGAGTTACCTTTGGGATTCCGTAAATCGGTTCCGGTATGAGGTCCTCCTCCACGGGGTCCAAATGGGCTTGTAACTGTTTGACTATCTGTTGGCCAATAACCTTCCAATCCCCAAGGATCAATCAAATTAACCGGATCATTTAGAACATAACCATAAAGATCCGTATCCTCCCCTTCAAATAGTAACGGATCTTTTGCAGTCCATCTTCCGATATCCGGATCGTAGTCTCTGTATCCGAATCTTACATGTCCGGTATCTATATCGTAAAACCCGCCGGCAAATCCAAAGGGAATAATAAAAGCCGGGTTGCTATCGGCAACAATATTTCCAAAAGAATCGTAGTCTATTCTTTTTACCACACTACCGGATGCATTTGCAACAATCCGCAAGGAGCCTACCTGATCATAAGTAAGATAATAGGTTGCACCGGCGATTGATGCGGCAACCGGCATTCTGGCATCGGCGTATTCAAAGCGCATTAGAAGATTATTGCTGCCGTCATACACTGCCAGCAGGCGCGTTAAACCCTGCCAGAGATATTTTTCAACGATAGAGCCATTTACCTTTTTGGCTATTCTTCTCCAAAGCGGATCATGCACATATTCGATGAAGCGATTGTCCGGTAGGCTCACGCTTAGCAGCCCCCCACGGGATGAATAGTCGTAGGTAGTGACATCCGCGCCGTTGGTCCTGGTGGTAAGAAAGCCGTCCAGGTCATATTGATAATTAACAGCATCTACAGTCAACAGATGATCTTCAGCGTCATAGGAGAAACTTCTTGCGGCAATACCGCGTAAAGTGTTCATCTCATAAACGCGGGTGCCATTTTCATCATAGCCGTATTCTTCCACCAGGACGCCGTCTTTTGTCACCGTGAGAAGTCGACCCATGGAATCATAGGTATGCACATAATTGGAACTTATACCGGCAACGGTTTCTGCTTTATTGTTTATGCGCCCGTTGTTGTCGCGGGCAAGAACCCAGGAAGTTATCCCCTGGCCGCTGACGGTATAACTCTCATCCGACACCTCGCCATAACCGTTGAATGTTCGAGTAAGGGTTAAGGCGCTGTTCGTAACATCCTCGGGCAGACCGTTGCCGGCATTGCGGCTTATGGTAAAACTGCCGGCTCCGATCAAAAGCCCGTCATTATCATAGGTATAGTTGGTAGTACTCCCAGCGTAAGTGAAACCGGTTATATTAAAATCGTTATTATAAGTGTAACCAAGAGTTTTATTCAAAGTACCTGAGAAGGTTTCGGAAGTAACCAGTTTGCCGTCGTAGCCGTAAGAGATCAATTCTCCATCTTTGCTGATGGAACCAACCTTATCGCCGCACAGATAGGTAAAGTCAATGTTTCCTTCAGGGGTCTGAATCTGAGACAGCCGGGTCTTGTCATAAATATTAAAAGTGGGTATGCACTTTACTCAACCGACCACATGGTGTAGTATGCGGTTATGGAGGAGCCAAGACACCCTGTT contains:
- a CDS encoding IS66 family transposase, whose protein sequence is MSTSGLLAHLLVAKFEDALPFYRQEKIFARMGVELSRATMCNWAVKVADQIKPLMELLHQEIRSGPLINIDETPVQVLSEPGRANTSKSYMWVYRGGDPQKPVLIYQYQPSRSGQVPFTFLKGYQGFVQTDGYSGYDLLGRQVGVRLVGCWAHVRRKFLEVIKAKSNPKKRGHAEEALEYIGRLYAIEKQATANELSSDQLYCLRQNAAKPMLNDFKSWLTRMSSLTPPKGLLGKAVNYTLHNWDRLARYIEDARLRPDNNLAENAIRPFVLGRKNWLFSGHPNGAEASAAIFSLIETAKANGLKPYEYFRFLFEQLPHVESQKNYKELLPQHIDPGLLVVS
- a CDS encoding peptidoglycan DD-metalloendopeptidase family protein, with protein sequence MISYGYDGKLVTSETFSGTLNKTLGYTYNNDFNITGFTYAGSTTNYTYDNDGLLIGAGSFTISRNAGNGLPEDVTNSALTLTRTFNGYGEVSDESYTVSGQGITSWVLARDNNGRINNKAETVAGISSNYVHTYDSMGRLLTVTKDGVLVEEYGYDENGTRVYEMNTLRGIAARSFSYDAEDHLLTVDAVNYQYDLDGFLTTRTNGADVTTYDYSSRGGLLSVSLPDNRFIEYVHDPLWRRIAKKVNGSIVEKYLWQGLTRLLAVYDGSNNLLMRFEYADARMPVAASIAGATYYLTYDQVGSLRIVANASGSVVKRIDYDSFGNIVADSNPAFIIPFGFAGGFYDIDTGHVRFGYRDYDPDIGRWTAKDPLLFEGEDTDLYGYVLNDPVNLIDPWGLEGYWPTDSQTVTSPFGPRGGGPHTGTDLRNPKGNSAYATDNGTVILLRKDKKGGNQIKILNDDGSVSGYAHTHWVDGLKMGDKVNAGDVIGSSDDSGSGKPHLHFTYRLCETCPKIDPETNKLWDAEPCH